A stretch of Chitinophaga caeni DNA encodes these proteins:
- a CDS encoding outer membrane protein assembly factor BamB family protein, with protein MKTISLSILCCLLILNSWGQALTGSVYDASSNTGIKNFRVSDGKNIVLTDAKGFFSLPGHPKQRFVFITPADGYHCTDSFYIRIDSNRTSYNFALRKDKQGRNHRKGAKFLRLTDTETYLYGNWINETRDFAKLASVDFIVHTGDICYEKGMQFHARQVNTRTMGVPVYYCVGNHDLVKGAYGEALYESLFGPVYYSFEYGNTHFIVTPMRYGDYKPSYTVDDIYDWLQNDLKYVTDGKHVVIFNHDLWSFDSLFTVKNSNGDVLNLNEHRLKAWIYGHWHYNYSHEHGKNGIVSVCSAPAADGGIDNSISNFDVFDIDEQGNLDVKRRYSYVDNKITVVSPAKKSYSSPNGNLQINANIYETDDLVDRATFRLYDMRERLIAVIPLKQSGDWSWVGEIPRKQLQNGTGTYQGTVEANMLSGKWIFSRDTFELMPRPKLNIQNNWETALENNSRLPAIKDPRFTAFKLLWTQNTGANIWKSSPLIINGKLYLSTIDDENRRTCKMVCLNALDGSVIWEFKTGNSIKNSLAYAGGKILGTDVDGISYALDAKSGKLVWKHDGGMKSLPPYNGAGLVYNDEYITGSGNYLQALNIKNGAPVWTNKVWNGGEATPSAMTLFKDMVITSSNWNRLYAHSLKNGKLQWSRKDGGIRFRSGTPTTYKDRLFVQGINMLHVLDLDGKTIDSIPVKGDLKTMTATAISGDQLWIPTAADGLMMYQLSTKEKRYTFMPGEAISYSAPYSRPPAPTIESTPLVAGKYLFVAACDGKLYALDKDSGKVIDTLDLGAPIYADMTIVDGILFVADFSGNISAIGLNENL; from the coding sequence ATGAAGACAATTAGCTTATCAATATTATGCTGCCTATTAATTCTAAATAGTTGGGGACAAGCTTTGACAGGAAGCGTATATGATGCTTCTAGTAATACCGGGATTAAAAATTTCCGGGTTTCGGATGGTAAAAATATTGTGTTAACAGATGCTAAAGGCTTTTTCAGCTTACCGGGACATCCTAAACAACGGTTCGTATTTATAACTCCTGCCGATGGATATCATTGCACGGATAGTTTCTATATCAGGATCGATAGTAATCGTACATCATATAATTTTGCATTACGAAAAGATAAACAGGGAAGGAATCATCGTAAAGGTGCTAAATTCTTACGTTTAACCGATACAGAGACCTATCTATATGGTAATTGGATCAATGAAACCCGTGATTTTGCCAAACTTGCATCGGTTGATTTTATCGTCCATACCGGGGATATATGCTATGAGAAAGGGATGCAATTCCATGCCCGGCAGGTGAATACAAGGACAATGGGTGTACCTGTTTATTATTGTGTCGGCAATCATGACCTGGTAAAAGGTGCGTACGGGGAAGCTTTATATGAATCATTATTCGGGCCTGTTTATTATTCTTTCGAATATGGAAACACCCATTTTATAGTGACGCCGATGCGTTACGGCGACTATAAGCCATCTTACACGGTAGATGATATATATGATTGGTTACAAAATGATCTTAAGTACGTGACAGATGGAAAACACGTTGTTATATTTAATCATGATTTATGGAGTTTTGATTCCTTGTTTACCGTTAAAAATTCTAATGGTGATGTTCTGAACCTTAATGAACACCGGTTGAAAGCCTGGATATATGGTCATTGGCATTATAATTACAGCCACGAACATGGAAAGAATGGAATAGTAAGCGTTTGTTCTGCCCCGGCTGCCGATGGTGGAATTGACAATTCTATTTCAAATTTTGATGTTTTTGATATCGATGAACAAGGAAACCTGGATGTTAAAAGAAGATATAGTTATGTGGATAATAAAATTACAGTAGTCAGTCCCGCTAAGAAGTCCTACAGTAGCCCAAATGGCAATCTCCAAATAAATGCAAATATTTATGAAACCGACGACCTGGTAGATAGAGCTACATTCCGACTGTACGATATGCGGGAGCGGCTGATCGCTGTCATCCCGTTGAAACAATCGGGCGATTGGTCTTGGGTAGGAGAGATCCCTCGGAAGCAATTACAGAATGGGACAGGGACATATCAAGGAACAGTAGAAGCGAATATGTTAAGCGGTAAATGGATCTTCAGCCGGGATACTTTCGAACTAATGCCGCGACCCAAACTGAACATCCAAAATAACTGGGAAACAGCTTTAGAGAACAATAGCCGCCTCCCGGCCATTAAGGACCCAAGGTTTACAGCGTTTAAATTATTGTGGACGCAGAATACTGGCGCTAATATCTGGAAATCATCACCGTTGATTATTAACGGCAAATTGTACCTGTCTACTATCGATGATGAAAACAGGCGTACTTGCAAGATGGTATGTTTAAACGCTTTGGATGGTAGTGTAATATGGGAATTTAAAACTGGAAATTCTATCAAGAATTCCTTGGCATATGCAGGGGGCAAAATTTTAGGCACTGACGTAGACGGGATTAGCTATGCTTTAGATGCTAAATCAGGAAAATTAGTATGGAAGCATGATGGCGGTATGAAAAGTTTACCACCTTATAATGGCGCCGGCTTAGTTTATAATGATGAATATATTACCGGTTCCGGTAACTATTTGCAAGCCTTGAATATTAAAAATGGAGCTCCTGTATGGACTAACAAAGTATGGAATGGCGGTGAAGCCACACCCAGCGCGATGACCTTATTTAAAGATATGGTCATAACATCATCCAACTGGAACCGGTTGTATGCCCATTCCTTAAAAAACGGGAAGCTGCAATGGAGCCGGAAAGATGGCGGGATCCGGTTCAGGAGCGGAACTCCTACAACTTACAAAGATCGTTTATTCGTGCAAGGAATCAACATGTTACATGTGCTGGATCTTGATGGTAAAACGATTGACAGCATACCGGTAAAAGGAGACTTGAAAACGATGACGGCAACGGCAATATCGGGCGACCAGCTATGGATCCCGACCGCTGCCGATGGGTTGATGATGTATCAATTATCTACAAAGGAGAAGAGGTACACTTTTATGCCCGGGGAAGCTATCAGCTATTCGGCGCCGTATTCAAGGCCACCCGCTCCAACGATTGAAAGTACACCGCTAGTTGCAGGGAAGTATTTATTTGTTGCGGCCTGTGACGGTAAATTATACGCACTGGATAAAGACAGTGGAAAAGTTATAGATACCTTGGATCTCGGGGCACCCATATATGCCGATATGACTATTGTAGACGGTATATTATTTGTCGCTGATTTTTCAGGGAATATTTCCGCGATAGGATTGAATGAAAATTTATAA
- a CDS encoding RagB/SusD family nutrient uptake outer membrane protein: MKKTIYYIFLLTGVVFLGSCEKDFLQRNPETEISPEVFFKTTKDLETYSNTFYGADYNYEDLNSDNISSYSGAGELDLLMEGGLDANTVGSSGWNDWSNLRKYNFLLDNVYKASGDPAEINHYIGIARYFRARFYFSKLARYSDVPWYSNVLKNTDTALYAPRSPRAIVADSILADLNFAVENIKPAQGNKTRVTKWTALALLSRFSLYEGTFRKYHPELGLTASANQFLEACVTASETLMANTDFQIYNTGNGAKDYRDLFISTALANNPEIIQWYDCQRDLGIGNNSHTVLGWTWSLSNSLVETYLMKDGTPFTSQPGYHQENFIQVFENRDPRLAETVAYPGYSPTNDDKYYISKPNLGGYDQLKFYPRDPELRQGWNANYNSLPIYRLAEVLLNFAEAKAELGSLSQSDIDLSIKKLRDRVQMPNLDLAAANANPDSYLATRYSTVSGSNKGVLLEIRRERRVELACEGLRLLDINRWAAESCLVAAQQGMYVPGLGAMDMTGDGVEDIAILANPNDTAVLNGLPADLKQNLARYYLKDASGKDNNFYLDGNTSGHISFTRYRDNPRNFEAPKYYYRPVPLSETVLNPQLEQIFGW, from the coding sequence ATGAAAAAAACTATTTACTATATATTCTTATTGACCGGTGTTGTTTTTCTCGGTTCCTGTGAGAAGGATTTCTTACAGAGAAACCCGGAAACTGAAATTTCTCCCGAAGTATTTTTTAAAACAACCAAGGATTTAGAAACGTATTCTAATACATTTTACGGCGCAGATTACAATTACGAAGATCTGAATAGCGACAATATCTCGTCATACAGCGGAGCTGGTGAATTAGACCTGTTGATGGAGGGAGGCTTAGATGCCAATACGGTCGGTAGCAGCGGTTGGAATGATTGGAGTAATCTCCGGAAGTATAATTTCTTACTCGATAATGTGTACAAAGCAAGCGGCGATCCTGCCGAGATAAACCATTACATCGGCATCGCGCGATATTTCAGGGCCCGGTTCTACTTTAGCAAACTGGCGCGTTACTCCGATGTTCCTTGGTATTCGAACGTATTGAAAAATACGGATACCGCATTGTACGCTCCAAGAAGCCCCAGGGCTATCGTGGCAGATTCCATTTTAGCAGATTTGAATTTCGCCGTGGAAAATATTAAACCGGCGCAAGGCAACAAAACGAGGGTGACCAAATGGACAGCCCTGGCACTGCTGAGCCGCTTTTCCTTATATGAAGGGACCTTCAGGAAATACCATCCCGAGCTAGGTCTGACGGCTTCCGCGAATCAATTCTTGGAGGCCTGCGTCACTGCTTCCGAGACATTGATGGCAAATACCGATTTCCAAATTTATAATACCGGGAATGGCGCTAAAGATTATAGGGATTTGTTTATAAGCACCGCGCTAGCCAATAATCCGGAAATTATTCAATGGTATGACTGTCAAAGGGATCTAGGCATCGGCAATAACTCGCATACGGTGCTCGGATGGACCTGGTCATTAAGTAACAGCCTGGTGGAAACTTACCTGATGAAAGATGGTACTCCTTTTACTTCGCAGCCGGGATATCACCAGGAAAATTTCATACAGGTTTTTGAAAACCGTGATCCTAGGTTAGCCGAAACCGTTGCTTATCCCGGTTATTCCCCTACAAACGATGATAAATATTACATTTCAAAACCAAATTTAGGAGGATACGACCAATTGAAATTCTACCCGCGTGATCCGGAGTTGCGCCAAGGTTGGAATGCCAATTATAACAGTTTACCCATTTATCGATTGGCAGAAGTGTTGTTGAACTTCGCGGAAGCAAAAGCCGAACTAGGTTCATTGAGTCAATCGGATATTGATTTGTCCATTAAAAAACTCCGTGATCGCGTGCAAATGCCGAACCTCGATTTGGCCGCAGCCAATGCAAACCCGGATTCGTATTTAGCAACCAGGTATTCAACGGTCAGCGGATCTAATAAGGGAGTATTGTTGGAAATTAGGAGGGAGCGCCGCGTGGAGCTGGCTTGCGAGGGACTTCGTTTGTTGGATATCAATCGTTGGGCTGCTGAATCTTGCTTGGTAGCAGCGCAACAAGGTATGTATGTTCCCGGTTTAGGCGCAATGGATATGACGGGAGATGGTGTAGAAGATATAGCCATTTTAGCGAATCCAAATGACACGGCCGTGTTGAACGGTTTGCCGGCAGATTTGAAACAAAACCTGGCGCGGTATTATTTGAAAGATGCCAGCGGTAAGGATAATAACTTTTACTTGGATGGCAATACCTCCGGACATATTTCTTTTACCCGTTACCGCGATAACCCTAGGAACTTCGAAGCGCCGAAATATTATTACAGGCCGGTTCCGCTTTCTGAAACAGTTTTAAATCCACAGCTAGAGCAGATCTTTGGTTGGTAA
- a CDS encoding SusC/RagA family TonB-linked outer membrane protein gives MKKCYWWPSNIPKRKVRKLMMRMKLTAILLCAGFLQLSAHGYSQERMSVDYNNIHISKLLNAIGKKSDYTILYKNDAIPDKRISIKMDNAAIPDILTTAFDGTKLTYRIMPNNLIVILRAGEQVKTVQVRGVVKDAEGTPLIGVTVKVMGTSKGVTTNERGEYEMEVPENAVLVFSYIGYETKELSLKGTRNFNVVLTANSSGLNEVVVVGYGTQKRANLSGAVDNISGKALENRPITNVGMGLQGLIPNLNIGIDNGRPSSAPSFNLRGYTSLSGGEPFILVDNVPFSTQEVSRLNPADIENVTVLKDAASAAIYGARAAFGVVLITTKTAKDGHMSVSVNANYAVRTLGKVPDVVTDPLVTMQMKHDAATPLYNLYPDAVRAYAEQRSNDPSLPAVIVDPTNPNAWAYYGSTDWLHEVYNNSAPAFNGNFSIARGDDKLNYYISGEYYRQDGMLRYNPDILNRYNLRTKATYTFNDRLKVGTNITYTNFEYEAPSTAMDYLFFHNSNRTPSLSVPRNPDGTWTKDGAALLGTLQSGGRNNTASNTFLGSFNGELGLVKNVWNLKADATFRRENSTGKSYILPVSYRTGPDQPLQYTSGNQANAYFNSAALKYNVYNIYTDFHKQFGKHDLSAVLGFNQEEYIYDQLSGNRTNLISPNYPTVQLATGTSTVGEGFTDWAVRGVFFRASYAYDDKYLLEVNGRRDGSSRFPEYNRWGTFPSASAAWVLSRENFFEPIAKALKMDLLKVRGSYGALGDQTFSPYGYFETMNASQIGVILDGNRPVGVYTPAPVTADYTWQKVRTINGGIDLSFLEERLGISFDRYTRFTEGMFVKGKTLPAVYGAASPKTNAADLKTRGMELSIIWRDQFNLGKDPFSYSVKVALADSRTFITKYDNPTGNLNDYYKDQELGEIWGLVTEGFFQNEDELKDHPDQTKVGSDDQGYKWYVGDLKFKDLDNDDEISYGKNTLDDHGDRKIIGNNSIRYPYSIDLNASFKNFDLRLYGQGIGKRDWYPNASNHYFWGIYAQPWANVQVQNLDHWTPETPNAYFPRVKSYIAEDATELGAPQTRYLQNASYFRLKNLTVGYTLPKTTTDKMKLARLRVYFSAENVFTVDHLKADLDPEGLGGSVYPFQKTYSAGLNLNF, from the coding sequence ATGAAAAAATGCTATTGGTGGCCCTCAAATATTCCGAAAAGGAAGGTGAGGAAACTCATGATGCGTATGAAACTAACAGCTATTCTACTTTGTGCCGGATTTTTACAATTGAGCGCACATGGGTATTCGCAAGAAAGAATGAGCGTGGATTACAATAATATCCACATCAGTAAATTGCTGAATGCAATTGGCAAAAAAAGCGATTATACGATCTTATATAAAAATGATGCTATTCCCGATAAAAGGATTAGCATCAAGATGGACAATGCTGCCATCCCGGATATACTGACTACCGCTTTTGATGGTACCAAGCTCACCTACCGGATCATGCCGAATAACCTGATCGTTATTCTCAGGGCTGGGGAACAAGTGAAAACCGTCCAGGTCAGGGGTGTTGTTAAAGATGCTGAGGGGACCCCCCTCATCGGTGTTACCGTGAAAGTTATGGGCACTTCTAAAGGTGTAACCACCAACGAACGCGGTGAATACGAGATGGAAGTCCCTGAAAATGCCGTGCTCGTTTTCAGTTATATCGGTTACGAAACGAAAGAACTTTCGTTGAAAGGCACCCGCAATTTCAACGTGGTGCTGACGGCTAATTCCAGTGGCTTGAATGAAGTGGTCGTGGTCGGTTACGGAACGCAAAAGCGTGCAAACCTCAGTGGGGCGGTTGACAATATTTCGGGTAAGGCATTGGAGAATAGGCCAATTACGAACGTCGGTATGGGTTTACAGGGCTTAATCCCCAACTTGAATATCGGCATCGATAACGGTCGTCCTTCTTCTGCTCCTTCTTTCAACTTGAGGGGCTACACTTCGTTGTCCGGTGGGGAACCTTTTATCCTTGTCGATAACGTACCGTTTTCTACGCAGGAAGTATCCAGGTTAAACCCTGCCGATATCGAGAACGTTACCGTGTTAAAAGATGCGGCTTCTGCTGCTATTTACGGTGCCAGGGCTGCTTTCGGTGTGGTGTTGATAACAACGAAAACGGCCAAGGACGGACATATGTCTGTTTCCGTAAATGCTAATTATGCCGTTCGTACACTGGGTAAAGTTCCCGATGTGGTGACTGATCCCTTGGTGACCATGCAAATGAAACACGATGCTGCCACGCCGTTGTACAATTTATACCCGGATGCCGTTAGGGCTTATGCAGAACAACGTTCAAATGATCCTTCATTACCTGCCGTTATCGTTGATCCAACCAATCCGAATGCTTGGGCGTATTACGGTTCCACAGACTGGCTGCACGAAGTATATAATAATTCTGCGCCTGCCTTTAATGGTAATTTCAGCATTGCCAGGGGCGATGATAAATTGAATTATTACATCTCCGGCGAATATTACCGCCAGGACGGGATGCTGCGTTATAATCCCGATATCCTGAACAGGTACAACTTGAGAACAAAAGCCACCTATACTTTTAATGATCGTTTGAAAGTAGGTACGAATATTACTTACACGAACTTCGAATACGAAGCGCCTTCTACCGCGATGGATTACCTGTTTTTCCATAATTCCAACCGTACGCCTTCTTTGTCAGTTCCTAGAAACCCGGATGGTACCTGGACAAAAGACGGCGCTGCATTATTGGGAACATTACAATCGGGCGGCAGAAATAATACGGCTTCCAATACTTTCCTGGGAAGTTTCAACGGGGAACTGGGCTTGGTTAAAAATGTCTGGAATTTGAAAGCGGACGCTACTTTCCGCAGGGAAAACAGCACCGGCAAATCGTATATATTACCCGTATCATACCGTACCGGACCGGATCAACCTTTACAGTATACGAGCGGCAACCAGGCTAATGCTTATTTTAATTCCGCAGCTTTAAAGTATAATGTTTATAACATTTACACGGATTTCCACAAGCAGTTCGGTAAACATGATTTGAGCGCGGTATTAGGGTTTAACCAGGAAGAATATATCTACGACCAACTTTCCGGCAACCGTACGAACTTGATTAGCCCCAATTACCCTACCGTGCAGTTGGCAACAGGTACTTCAACCGTGGGCGAAGGCTTTACCGATTGGGCTGTAAGAGGTGTTTTCTTCCGGGCATCTTATGCTTATGATGACAAGTATTTATTAGAAGTTAACGGTCGCCGCGATGGATCTTCAAGATTTCCGGAATATAATCGTTGGGGAACTTTCCCTTCTGCCTCCGCAGCCTGGGTATTGTCCCGCGAAAACTTCTTTGAGCCTATTGCAAAAGCGCTGAAGATGGACTTGTTGAAAGTTCGCGGCTCATACGGAGCCTTGGGCGATCAAACATTCAGTCCTTACGGCTATTTTGAAACGATGAACGCTTCGCAAATCGGCGTTATTTTGGATGGAAACAGACCTGTCGGTGTTTATACGCCGGCTCCTGTTACGGCTGATTATACCTGGCAAAAAGTTCGCACGATCAACGGTGGTATTGACTTATCATTCCTGGAAGAAAGACTGGGAATCAGCTTCGACCGTTATACCCGCTTTACGGAAGGGATGTTCGTGAAAGGAAAAACATTACCTGCCGTATACGGCGCAGCTTCACCAAAAACCAACGCCGCCGATTTGAAAACCCGCGGTATGGAGTTAAGCATCATTTGGCGCGATCAATTTAACCTCGGGAAAGATCCGTTTAGTTACAGTGTAAAAGTTGCCTTGGCCGACAGCCGGACTTTTATAACGAAGTACGATAATCCTACGGGAAATTTGAACGATTACTATAAAGACCAGGAACTAGGTGAAATATGGGGATTGGTAACGGAAGGATTCTTTCAAAATGAAGATGAATTGAAAGATCATCCCGATCAAACTAAAGTTGGGTCTGATGATCAGGGGTATAAATGGTACGTGGGGGATTTGAAGTTCAAGGACCTGGATAATGATGATGAAATCAGCTACGGAAAAAATACTTTGGATGATCACGGGGATAGGAAAATTATCGGTAATAATTCCATCCGCTATCCATATAGCATCGACCTGAATGCCAGCTTTAAAAATTTTGACTTGAGGTTATACGGGCAAGGAATCGGTAAAAGGGATTGGTATCCGAATGCGAGCAATCACTATTTCTGGGGAATTTACGCTCAACCTTGGGCCAACGTGCAAGTGCAGAACTTAGATCACTGGACACCGGAAACACCGAACGCTTACTTCCCGAGGGTAAAATCTTATATCGCGGAAGATGCTACGGAACTGGGTGCTCCACAAACACGCTATTTGCAAAATGCGTCCTATTTCAGGCTGAAGAACTTAACAGTTGGATATACCTTACCTAAAACAACAACGGATAAAATGAAACTTGCCAGGTTAAGGGTGTATTTCAGCGCTGAAAACGTGTTTACAGTTGATCACTTGAAAGCGGATCTGGATCCCGAAGGCTTGGGCGGAAGCGTTTATCCTTTCCAAAAAACATATTCCGCGGGCTTGAACTTGAACTTCTAA
- a CDS encoding FecR family protein, with amino-acid sequence MSRKISGEATVAELEELARMLEEDPELGYAFNILEDVESVHDNGNFSFDEAEALKLRGMGQLSQWLKEQPPQPGVATNRYRWIYAAAACLAVIATVAAFVFWPNKAVRSYANEVVTKNGSKTSLTLPDGSTVILNACSRLLYDADKFLKGDRVVSLTGEAFFDVKHDPEHPFIVRSGQLNIKVLGTTFNVKAYDEDARVEATLISGKIAVDFTDAKTNKKQEVILQPLQKLVINKADIIHEKRAEQTALSANFSIVPSSYSPASGAGDSLPIKTDWMDDRFEFDQITLSELAHDIERWYNVTIIFKNTRYSEETVTGVFKKQNIREILDALQLTVGFQYKLDESNKTITIW; translated from the coding sequence ATGTCCCGGAAAATTTCCGGGGAAGCTACAGTTGCTGAACTGGAAGAACTGGCCCGTATGCTGGAGGAAGATCCCGAACTCGGCTATGCCTTTAATATTTTGGAAGATGTTGAAAGTGTGCATGATAATGGGAATTTTAGTTTTGATGAGGCGGAAGCGTTGAAACTCCGCGGGATGGGGCAGTTGTCTCAATGGTTAAAAGAACAGCCGCCGCAACCCGGGGTAGCCACGAACAGGTACAGGTGGATATACGCCGCGGCTGCTTGTTTGGCTGTAATAGCAACGGTTGCTGCCTTTGTATTTTGGCCGAATAAGGCCGTGCGTAGTTACGCAAACGAAGTCGTAACGAAGAATGGTTCTAAAACTTCATTGACATTGCCGGATGGTAGCACCGTTATCTTGAATGCTTGTAGCAGATTGTTATATGATGCCGATAAGTTTTTAAAAGGCGATAGGGTAGTAAGCTTGACCGGGGAAGCTTTTTTTGATGTTAAGCATGATCCGGAACACCCCTTTATTGTGCGTTCTGGCCAATTAAATATCAAGGTATTAGGTACTACCTTCAATGTGAAGGCTTACGATGAAGATGCCCGGGTAGAGGCCACTTTGATCAGTGGCAAAATAGCGGTCGACTTTACCGATGCTAAAACCAATAAAAAGCAGGAAGTTATTTTACAACCATTACAAAAATTAGTTATTAACAAGGCTGATATCATCCACGAAAAACGGGCAGAACAAACTGCATTGTCAGCTAACTTCTCCATTGTGCCCTCATCTTACTCCCCTGCATCCGGAGCAGGTGATAGCTTGCCGATAAAAACCGACTGGATGGATGATCGGTTTGAATTCGATCAAATTACACTATCTGAATTAGCACATGATATTGAAAGGTGGTATAATGTTACTATCATATTTAAAAATACCCGGTACTCGGAAGAAACCGTAACCGGCGTGTTCAAAAAACAAAACATACGGGAAATCCTGGATGCATTACAACTTACGGTTGGGTTTCAATATAAATTAGACGAATCGAACAAAACAATTACCATATGGTAA
- a CDS encoding RNA polymerase sigma factor codes for MIQRKINELFVDMATNNDEESFRLLYDHCFVRVLRFSYSLTRSREVAEEITNDVFLHCWQKRASLQHIRNPEVYLFVVARNKAIDFRRKQANFHHVDLLEDIHVEIALESNPEEMMISAEMVRRLELSIEQLPPKCKMIYLLIKQYGLKYQEVANILNLSIKTVENQLSIAVKRLTTAVKFSFEKEEHHK; via the coding sequence ATGATTCAACGAAAAATTAACGAGTTATTTGTTGATATGGCAACAAACAATGACGAAGAGTCTTTTAGGCTCCTGTATGATCATTGTTTTGTACGCGTTCTTAGGTTTTCATATAGCCTTACCAGGTCGCGGGAAGTGGCCGAAGAGATTACGAATGACGTGTTTTTACACTGCTGGCAAAAGCGCGCCTCCCTGCAACATATCCGTAACCCGGAAGTGTACCTGTTCGTTGTTGCCAGGAATAAAGCTATCGATTTCAGGAGGAAACAAGCGAATTTTCACCATGTAGATTTATTGGAGGATATACATGTTGAGATCGCGTTGGAAAGCAACCCGGAAGAAATGATGATATCAGCCGAAATGGTGCGTAGATTGGAGCTGAGCATCGAGCAGCTCCCGCCCAAATGCAAAATGATTTACCTGCTCATAAAGCAATACGGCCTTAAATACCAAGAAGTAGCTAACATCTTGAACCTTTCTATCAAGACGGTGGAAAACCAGTTATCAATCGCGGTTAAGAGATTAACAACAGCCGTGAAGTTCAGCTTCGAAAAAGAAGAGCATCATAAATAA
- a CDS encoding deoxynucleoside kinase, with protein MAKNKIKHIAVAGNIGAGKTTLTEMLAKHYKWTAHFEDVEHNPYLNDFYEDMPRWSFNLQIYFLHSRIKQLVEIANGKETIIQDRTVYEDAHIFAPNLYEMGLMTKRDFDNYFNFFTTLKSLVKPPDLLIYLQASVPTLVAQIQKRGREYEENIRLDYLKRLNEYYNNWIEKYTEGPLLIIDVDQNKFPDNEADLGEIISKVDAELYGLF; from the coding sequence ATGGCAAAGAATAAGATCAAGCATATCGCGGTAGCCGGGAATATCGGCGCAGGAAAAACCACACTTACTGAAATGTTGGCTAAACACTACAAATGGACAGCCCATTTTGAAGATGTTGAACACAACCCTTACCTCAATGACTTCTACGAGGATATGCCACGCTGGTCTTTTAATTTGCAGATATATTTTTTACACAGCCGTATCAAGCAATTGGTAGAAATTGCCAATGGGAAAGAAACCATTATCCAGGATCGTACCGTGTATGAGGATGCCCATATCTTCGCGCCTAACTTATACGAGATGGGCTTGATGACAAAAAGGGATTTCGATAATTATTTTAACTTCTTTACAACCCTAAAGTCATTGGTAAAACCACCGGATTTGTTGATTTATTTACAAGCATCCGTTCCGACCTTGGTTGCCCAAATCCAAAAACGCGGTAGGGAATACGAAGAAAATATCCGTCTCGATTATCTAAAACGCCTGAACGAGTATTACAACAACTGGATCGAAAAATATACGGAAGGTCCTTTGTTAATTATCGATGTAGATCAAAATAAATTCCCCGACAACGAAGCTGACTTGGGCGAAATCATTTCTAAAGTAGATGCGGAACTGTACGGTCTGTTCTGA
- the trpS gene encoding tryptophan--tRNA ligase: protein MATEKEIVVSGIRSTGFLHLGNYFGAIHNYIRMQEEYNCYFFVADWHSLTTHPDPKDLRGNVYRVLAENIGSGLDPEKVTLYAQSDIPEIAELYLLLNMLAYKGELEKVPTFKDKVRQNPENVNAGLLTYPVLMSADILIHKAVKVPVGKDQEQHLEMSRNFAQRFNNRYGELFPEPQAFTYGSQLVKIPSLDGTGKMSKSENQMATLYLADDDDLIRKKILKAKSDAGPTEMNSQKPEIIENLFALMKLVSAPDVVTGYEKAYNECTIRYGDMKKQLGEDMVKFIAPIREKAKSIQEDTAYLQKILKQGAEKARESAAKTLGEARKLIGIHYY, encoded by the coding sequence ATGGCAACAGAAAAGGAAATAGTAGTGAGCGGTATCCGCTCTACCGGTTTTTTACACCTGGGGAATTATTTTGGTGCGATCCACAACTATATCAGGATGCAAGAAGAATATAATTGTTATTTCTTCGTAGCAGATTGGCATTCATTGACTACGCATCCCGATCCGAAGGATTTGCGGGGAAATGTTTACCGGGTTTTAGCTGAAAATATCGGCTCCGGGTTAGATCCTGAAAAAGTTACCTTGTACGCGCAAAGTGATATCCCGGAAATAGCCGAATTATACCTCCTTTTGAACATGTTGGCATACAAAGGTGAACTGGAGAAAGTACCTACCTTTAAAGATAAAGTAAGGCAAAACCCGGAAAATGTTAACGCGGGATTGTTAACTTATCCAGTGCTGATGTCGGCGGATATTTTAATCCACAAGGCCGTGAAAGTTCCGGTCGGGAAAGACCAGGAGCAGCACCTGGAGATGAGCCGTAATTTCGCGCAGCGTTTCAATAACCGTTACGGTGAACTGTTTCCCGAACCGCAAGCCTTTACTTACGGGAGTCAACTGGTGAAAATCCCGAGCCTCGACGGCACCGGCAAGATGAGTAAGAGCGAAAACCAGATGGCTACTTTGTACCTGGCAGATGATGATGACCTGATCCGCAAAAAAATCCTGAAAGCAAAATCTGATGCCGGACCAACGGAAATGAACAGCCAGAAACCTGAAATTATCGAAAACCTGTTTGCATTGATGAAACTGGTTTCTGCCCCGGATGTCGTAACAGGGTATGAGAAGGCGTATAACGAATGCACGATCCGTTACGGGGATATGAAAAAGCAACTCGGTGAAGATATGGTAAAATTTATCGCGCCTATCCGCGAGAAAGCGAAAAGTATCCAGGAAGATACCGCTTACCTGCAAAAGATTTTGAAGCAAGGTGCGGAGAAAGCAAGGGAAAGCGCTGCCAAAACTTTGGGCGAGGCTAGGAAGCTAATCGGTATACATTATTATTAG